The genomic DNA CGGGTCCTCGGGGCCGCGCGGCTCCCTGATGCGGTCGAGCAGCCTGGTTCTCGACAGCCCGAGGGCCGCGGCCGCCGCGTTGACCCGGTCCACGCCGACCCTGCGCAGCAGTGCGTTCGTGGCGGTGTTGTCGCTGATCGCGGCGGTCAGCACGGCCAGGTCGCCGACCGTCCAGCTGCGCCCGGACAGCGACGGCAGCAGCCCCGAGCCGCCGCAGTAGTCGTCCTCGTGCAGCGTCACGCGCGTGTCGGGGTGGAGGATGCCGCCTTCGATGCTCATCGCCACCTCGGCCAGCAGGAGCAGCTTGCCGACGCTGGCCAGCGGCAGCGCGGCGTCCTCGTTGACGCCGTGGAACTCCCCCGTCACCAGATCCCGCGTCGCGACGGCGAGTGTGATGTCGTTCACCGCCCGACAATCCTTCCTGGCCTGTCTTCGGTGAGCGTGCCGCCTTCCACG from Nonomuraea muscovyensis includes the following:
- a CDS encoding serine hydrolase; translated protein: MNDITLAVATRDLVTGEFHGVNEDAALPLASVGKLLLLAEVAMSIEGGILHPDTRVTLHEDDYCGGSGLLPSLSGRSWTVGDLAVLTAAISDNTATNALLRRVGVDRVNAAAAALGLSRTRLLDRIREPRGPEDPPTFAIGTAAELCGLAALVAGPGGWQVLMRGWMRQNTDHSLVPALVRHDPEGGWLANKTGTDEGVRSDVGIMDGRMAYAVLAHGPSGGEHELASAVRQAGLDIAARLSAARAPSSS